The stretch of DNA gttctagttgatgactattccagatatgtttggccaatctttctcaattcaaaagatgaaactttcgaagaatttgcagttctaatgaagcttgcccaaaataagtataaatccaaattaatttcaattcgtacggatcatggcaccgaatttgataaccatgcctttatagaatattgtagggagaatggtgttaggcataacttctcagcaccacgaaccccacaacaaaacggtgttgttgaacgtatgaatatgAAATTGGAGGATATGGCATCCTTGGCTATaaaattgaagatttgtgaagcatcgttcaagtaatgttatagcggcttgagctataacattgaagattcttaaagcgtcatagtaactgtaacaagtttcaagtatgatcatcactcaagcaaaaggctcgatcaagtctataacaagctcaagatgaagagcttatgatcaagataaagagatgatcctacattgaagatctccaggaagattagataGCGTAGGTCATCGTCTTATAACGGTATTTAAAGAAtgattttggtaagtaaagttatagctgttttggTTATTACATTACCTACCAGACTtaatgttataggtgatttagctataacattgagctacaATATTAAAAACGCACGACTTgttttttaaattgttttaaaaataatttttcaaatcttatctttataTTCTTTAAATGAAAAACCTATTTTGTAGTAGATTGAAGTTTGCACTTGAATTGGGTTATGAATAGATAATCACCCTTTAGTTAGGCCGACTTTGTGTGACAACTTATGGGTTGTTACTTGGTGGCTAACTAGGGTTTTGTACTAACtcatatctaaaccctaatttgtttaaCCTAATATCTTACTAGGGTTTCACGTTGGATGTAGTAGGCTTATGGGCCGCCTCCTACACGTGTAAAACTCCTTGTTCAAGTAAAGATTAGGGTAAATCTAAATAAGATTATTATCAAAGATATTTTATATCTTTATGGTTATTTAGATTTATTCCATATCTTCTACTAAGATATTGCTAGGTTAAATAATAAGATTGGATCTCCTACTTACTATATACTTCACACGTGATCTATATAGTATCTAGGGTTTATGGTAAAAATcttaaataaatatttgttagagatattttatctccttatatttattttatatcttttacctaaaataatgttggattaaaataggaaaaagatATATTTTATTCCTTCCTTAATCTACACGAGATCCTCTCCATATCTAGTGTTTAGGTAAAgatcttagataaaatatttgttaaagatattttatctccttatatttattccatatcttttaCTAAGATATTATTAGAATATATAAATGGATTAAGATCTTTTTCTTCCTTGGATAAGATTCAtggtaaatcaaaataatatttgttagagatttcttatctccatatattatttttattttattctttcctatcttccaagattttatgagttgtaaatgattaaataagatttaacctAATTTCTTCCTTGTACATCAATCCACACGACATCTAGGGTTTATTAGAtgaaaacctagatctcctctctactataaatactacaCATGATAATTCATTTAAAGTACTTTTCAATATTCGAATAAAACATCCTTTGCAAAcgtttttaattttattattctTTTTGCAAGTTAAAACTGTTTTTGAAAAGTTGTGTGTTATCTTATATTGCAATTATTTCTAAGtatcgtcataagataatagcgcTTAAATattatttcttactcgttcatattGCGAACACTATAAGAACAATCAAgcactttcttagtaacttaagatagtcaaaaccgaatatctagtgatattcaaattgagttatagctagagttagctatacgagttgggttgataattttgtaatccggaaaaggtattaaaattattaatcgagaatagtggacgtaggttttgacgtgtgaagctgaaccacttcaaaaccttGTGTCTTTGAATTACCTCACGCGAAAACAACTCCTAGGGTTTCCTCACGAAATCTCTAGGGCTCCGTCTTATCAATCTTCGTCTTTCATCCTCTTGCTCGAGGCTTCATCTCACATCTTCGTGAGATAGGGCTTGCGtttgtttgtttttctttctttgtttctttGTTTTGTTTGTGCAGGTGTCAAAGATGAGCGTCACATTTGGCCAACACCGAGATGGGAAAGAGCCTATGGGGGAGGAGGAGATTTCGTTTGAATGGGAGGAGGGGACTAATGAAACGGAGGGGAAGTCTTCTTCGCTGTTGGTGGGGAAATTATGGGCATCAATATCAATTAATGTCAAAGCCGCAATCGAGACTATGATAAATCTATGGAATCCGACGAAACCAATTATGGGGAATGTGGTTGATGCGAAGGAGAAAACCTTTATCTTTCGCTTTGACTCTGATCGAGATAAGGCTATGGTTTTTGAAGGACAACCGTGGCACTTTGACAAGTTCTTATGGTGTTTTACGGAGCCAAATTGTACGGGTAAGCTTACTGATATACCGCTTTTTCATTTTCCGATTTGGGCAAGAATCTATGATTTGCCAATTGCGGGGAGAACCAGTGAGACGAATGCCAGGCGTCTAGGGGATTCTTTGGGATCGTTTATCAGCGTGGAGTATGGTCCAAATGTAGAACTTGAGAGGGCTATTAGGGTTCGAGTGCTGTTGGATGTTCGACGACCCCTAAAAGCGTCTATTCCTATTCGTATGAAGGGAGATCGAACAGTGGATTTTAATGTCAAGTATGAACGCCTCCCCACATATTGTTACGGGTGTGGTATCATAGGACACGGGGAGAAAGATTGTGAAGACGGCCCATACGAGGATGATGAACTTAAGTTTGGGGATTGGTTACGAGCATCACCGTGGAAAGTTGTTAAAACCGTGAAGGATGGACCAGGGAAGGCTGCCCGAAATCTGAATTCGAGCTTCGACGCTGCTAAAGCTCAAGAATCCGATGAGGCTATATCTACTATGATCGAAAAATTAAAAGCTATTGCCATTAATCTTCGCATGAAGAAAAGTGTAAGCATCGTGGAGGAGAAccgtggggggggggggggggtaaggcTATAAACGGGGTTGAGGAGGGAGGAGCTACTGTTACTGTAAGTCAGGCGAGTAGGAGTGGGGGACAAATGCAGAGGGGGGAGGGTGGCGTGGCTTTTGATTGTGAAGTGGGTGTAGAATCAGGGGTGACGCACAAGCAGCTGATAGGGGGGCGGGAGGAAGCACAAAATAATGGAGACTCTGAGGTGCAATTACAACATACTATGGAAGTCGACAAAAGGGGGGAGAGTGAGGGGGAGATGACGGTGCAGGGAGGGGAGTTGAAAGGAGTGCAGGGGGGTCCAGCAGGAGGTCAGGGGGGGAAATGGACAAGATTGGCGAGGCAAGTCATCGAGAAGAAGGGTGCACGATATACCCTTGACCCGAAAATGAATGTAAATGATTCGGGGAAAAGGGGAAGGGAGGATAACAGTTGTGGGAGTGGACAAAAGAGGTTAAAACACGGTGTTGACGGGGGCGTCATgatacctgaggcggaggttgacggTGGTCAACCCCGCCAGGCCCAATGAATATCCTAAGCATCAACtgtcggggcttgggcaaccccgacACGGTTAGTGCCCTTCGTGCCCTGGTACGAAGGGAGGCCCCGGCCATAGTGTTTCTTTGCGAGACCAAACTCTGTGGTCGTGAGATGAGGAGGGTGAGGGAGAGACTGGAGGGATACTTCGGGATGGAGGTGGATAGTATGGGGAGGTCAGGGGGTCTTGCTATGTTGTGGCAGAAGGATATTGATTGTCGGTTCATGTCTGCTTCAGTTCACCATATGGATTTTACAATCTGTTATGATGGGAAGGAGTGGAGGCTTACGGGGTTTTATGGTTGGCCGGCGGTCTCAGACCGTCACTTATCTTGGGAGCTGCTTCGGCTGCTTGAGAGGCAGTCGACGTTGCCGTGGGTGTGTATTGGTGATTACAATGAGATCCTGTTTTCTACTGAGATGAAAGGGGGTAGTCGATCGCAATGGCAGATGAATAATTTCAGATCAGCTGTGGATGATTGTCAATTGCGGGATGTTCCGTGGGTTGGGTACAACTTTTCTTTTGATAACGGACAAGCAGGAGAAGCTAATAGACAATGTATGCTAGATAGAGCTCTTTGCACATCTCAGTGGCTTGACTTCTACCCTCACGCTCGTCTTTTCTACATGGACCGTGAGTGGTCGGACCATGCCCCGATCAAGCTTTGTCTAAATGCGAAGGAGTTGGAGGCGGCCAGAGTGCGACCGTTTCgttttgaacaaatttgggttGGAGAGGATGGGAGTGAGGATGCCGTGGAGAGAGGGGTGGCGAGGGGAAGAGGTGACTTGGTGGCGGTCCTTGATGAATGTGCGCGGGAATTAAGAGGGTGGCAGAAGATCAATATAAACAAAATAGGCAAAGAGATAGAGAAGAAGAGGAAGCAGCTGGCACGATTTAATGAAGGGGATCGTTCTGAGGAAAATGTGCAGCGAAGAAGACAACTGGTGGCGAAAATTTCCAATCTTCGTCGCCAGGAAGAACAATATTGGAGACAAAGGTCAAGAGCGCTGTGGCTTAAAGATGGGGACCGAAATACCAAGTTTTTTCACACTCGAGCAGGAGAACGGAAAAGGAAAAATTATATTGCAAAGCTAATTGATGATGAAGGGGCTGAAAGGGTGGGTACCGAGGCTGTTACTAATGTGGCGATGGAATATTTTCAAGCTCTCTTTACTTCTTCGAATCCCACCAACTTCGATGATGTCTTGACGGGAATTGGGGGTCGTGTTACTGAGGTAATGAACGAAGGCCTGCGAAGAGATTACGGGGAGGGGGAGGTGCTCGAGGCCTTGAATCAAATGAACCCCTTAAAGGCGCCGGGTCCGGATGGTATGAATGGCCTCTTCTATCAAACTTATTGGAGTTTGGTTGGGCCGGAAGTGGTTCGAGCTGTCCTTGCTATCCTTCGAGGTGAGCGGTCTCCGAGAGATATTAATAAAACAAACATTGTTCTCATCCCAAAGAAGAAGGCCCCGGATAAAATACGAGACTTTCGGCCGATTAGCCTTTGCAATGTTGTATACAAGCTTGTCTCGAAGGTCCTTGCAAATCGTCTGAAGCAGTTCTTGGGGGACATCGTCTCGGAGAATCAAGGGGCTTTTACGCCTGGGAGAACAATATCGGACAACGTTCTTATAGCTTTTGAGGTGTTTCATGCTATGAAGAGCTCGCGACAGGTGGAAGGAAATATGGCGATCAAATTGGATATGGCAAAAGCATATGACAGGGTTGAGTGGCGGTTCCTTTATAGGGTCCTTTGCGTTATGGGTTTGGACAGAAATTGGGTTGATCGGGTTATGGCTTGTGTGACCTCGGTCTCCTTCTCGGTTTTGGTAAATGGGAACCCATCCCGTACCTTTCGACCAACTAGGGGATTACGACAGGGCGACCCTTTATCCCCTTATCTGTTCATTCTTTGTGCGGAAGTTTTGTCGAGTTTAATGCGTAAAGCTGTATCTGATGGAGCTCTCCACGGGGTCAGGATTTCGAATGGGGCACCAGAAATTTCCCATTTACTCTTTGCAGACGATAGTATTTTCTTTACTAGAGCCACAGAGGAGGAAGCTGCAGCTGTGTGTGATATTTTGAGACGGTACGAATATGCCTCTGGTCAGCTGGTAAATCTTGATAAGACTACCGTTTCTTTTAGCAAGGGGGTGCCACTAACGAAGAGGAGTAATCTAGCGACAAGGTTGGGTATTATTGAGGTCGAAGAGCAGGAGCGATATTTGGGGCTTCCTACGGTGGTGGGACGTTCTAAGAAGGTGCTCACTAACATTCTGCGAGACAAGCTGAGCAAAAGGTTGGAAGGTTGGCGTGGGAAGATTTTGTCTAGGGCTGGTAAGGAGGTTCTTTTAAAGGCTGttgccaattcactccctacctatgttaTGAGTTTTTTTAAAATCCCCGTTAACTTTTGTGAGGAGCTCAGAGGTATGATGTCGAGATTTTGGTGGGGACATGAGGAGGGGAAGAGGGGTATCTCGTGGGTTTCGTGGAATAAGCTCTGTCAGCCCAAGGGAATGAGAGGGATGGGCTTCCGTGATTTCAAGCTGTTTAACCTTGCTTTGTTGAGTAAACAGGCGTGGAGACTCATGACGGAGACGGAGAGCTTATGGGCTCGTGTTATGAAGGCTAGATATTACCCGAATGGTGAGTTCTTGTCGTCAAACATTGGCAATCACCCTAGCTACACTTGGAGGGGTATATGGGAGGCGAAAGGGGTGCTCGGCTTGGGTCTGCGAAGGCGCATAGGAGATGGGTTATCTACTCGGGTATGGGGTGATGCATGGGTGGTGTCGAATCAAATGGGAAGGGTTATTACACATCAACCCCCGGGGCACGCAGATATGAGGGTCGCGGACCTGCTTATTGACGGTGGCAAGGCTTGGAATGGGCAGCTGATTGACGATATTTTCTTGGGGTTCGAAGGAGCTCGGATTAAGAATATCCGTCTTAGTGAGAGTGCTATTAATGACGAGTGGTTTTGGTGCGCGGAAAAGGACGGAGTGTTCTCTGTGAGGTCGGCCTATCGACTGTTAGCGGGTGGTAGTGCTTTCTTGGAAGTGGGGGGAGCGTCGAATTGGGAGAGGGAGAAATGGTTGTGGACTAGGCTCTGGAAAATCCCGGTGTGGCCTCGAGTGAAGCTTTTCTTTTGGCAACTGTGCAGCGAAGCTTTAGCAACAAGAGCAAACATCGCCACTCGAATTCGAGGTGAGTCTTCTTTCTGTTCTTTTTGCaattcttgttttgagtcaaGTTTACATGTTTTCCGAGACTGCGGGGTGGCTCAAAGGGTTTGGGAGGGACTCGGCTTGGCAGGGGAAGAGATGGATGCGGGAGAGGGGAGTGTGCGGGATTGGATTGAGGCGAAGTGGAAGGAGTTTGGAGGGAGGGAATGCGGTTGGTTTATGGTGGGTTGTTGGGCGTTGTGGGAGCATCGCAACAAGGTTATTTTTGAGGCTCGGGAGGTCGACCCAGATAGTGTGGTGAAGCGGGTAAGAGGAGTCATGGAGGAGATAGAAGGTGGGGGATATGTGTGGCGGGGTACAAGGGATGAGGAAGGAGGTGGGAGGAGGGAGAACCCTCGGAGAGGTTGGGTGGCACCTACAGAAGGGTATGTGAAAGTGAACGCGGATGCAGGTGTTCAAGAAGGGGCGGGTGTGAATCTGGGTATGGTGTGCCGAGATGGAAGGGGCCGGGTGCTTTGGGGAGCGACGCATGTGTTGGAGCAGCTGTGGGAGAGTCACATTGCGGAGGCGGTGGCGGTTCTGGAAGGGATTAAGGAAGCACGGCGAAGAGGCCACGAGAACATTATCGTCGAAAGCGATTGTCTACAAGTTATTGAAGCTCTGCGGAAATCTAGTTCGGGCAGAAGTATTTTTGATTTAGTTTTAGATGACATTCGGTCTTTatgtttctcttttaattctgTTATTTGGTCTTTTACGAGTCGTTTGAACAATGGAGTAGCTCATGCGCTAGCGCATCCGTTTCCTAGAGTAGTTGGCAAGTATGTGTGGTCAGAGGGATTGCCTTTGATCGCGAACGATGCGGTTGTTTCGGATTTATTAGTAATGCAGTAGAGACTTCGAGTctcctttcaaaaaaaaaaaaaaccttgtgTCTTTGCATTTTcgtttttgttcatttcattacgttaataatcacttagttaattagttaaagtttaatcaataaactttaagtaattaattactttgatataaaataaaaagtgggcataagtttttaaatactcaattcacccccctctcgagtatttcgggtgtgatagactcttcaatagCATTTATGATTCTCtgtatattgtttattgtttatctAAGTAGATGATTTTTCAAGCTTTAACTACCTCCAATGGTGTACGCAGCTCATGAATTGGTTGTTTTTACAACCTAGTTCCGTTTAGAATGTCGGTTGTTCATTTGTTAATGCTATGAATTTactcgtataaatttgatttgcATTCGAATTTCCTAATTGTTTGTTTGGCTAAGATATTTTCATTTTAAAATCGGAATTTACTCGAAATGCATGAATTTCGATTTCAGTATGTTGGGAGTTCAAACTCGTATAAATTGGTGATGACACAACAGTAATTTTATGAGAGATGATTCGTGCACCTAAAAATTGTTATGTCTTAGTTATAGCCTTATAGGTGCTTTTGGAGGAGTTCGCTGTGAATTAATTTGAATTTTAGGTTTGTAGAAATAATTTAATTATTCTGTGTTAGTGGTTTAATTTTCATTGTATTGGGTTCTAATTGTTGGATTCGTATTGAATCTAGGTCTTGCTTTTGGATATGTTGGTGCTTTTCAGTTCTGAATTGATgttttaatttttaaattttgTATGCTAATTTAATTTGCTATTGATTATGTCTTTTGTTTGATTAAAAACTGGTGTCTCAagtttcaaatttcaaaattgaAAATCTTATAGTACCAAACAatgtatttggttttgaaaacCCTTTGTTTGAAATTTATAGGTTCCCCAAACAACAGATTATGATTTGAAAATTATAATTTCTGTTTCCTAATCTAAAATCAAGATTTCAAAATAAAATCCGAGTTTCCACACACTATCTAACTGCAATTGTGAATTCTATATGTTAACCATGCTTTTATGGTTTCTATAATGTGGTCGCATGAGTGAATTCAGGAGAGTAAAAAGAAACAATTTTGAATCTTGCTTATTGATTTATCATTTGGAGAATACATTAATACAGTTAGTTGTTAACTGATGTTTGATTAGTCATCTTTGATATAGAAATGTGCTTTTACATGAATAATAGGTAAAGGAAAAACAATATCCAACAACCGAGGGGATAAGCTATTTAGAGGCAAAGCATTTACTACTCATAAGTTACTGTCACTCACTTGTCTATTATCTTCTTTGCAAGGCGTAGGGATTGTCGATTGATACGAGTTTTATTAATACTCCTCTCGCAAGTGAACGATTGCTCATTGTAATATGcaaaagggtcgaacccaagggacgggaattgtgGCACTAGGATTACTTGTTTGTAAGCTAGTTTTGTTCGGTCTAAAAAAGAGGTGGTTTGAGTTCTAAACTAATGACTAGAATAAAGACTAAAGCAAGTAGGAAACAAACAACGATTGAGATGGTCTAAAACGATGATTGGGAAGACTATGATGGTCGGGTTCACCCAAGTAGCATGGAGAAGGGAAATAGGCTTGGACTAATAGTTATCTAGGTTGTTACAACATGTAGATTCTAATCTCTCAATGTAAACTCTACACTTGAGCCAAGATTAACCAACTTACTCATTCAATTAATCTAACTCAAAACTTGTTATCAAATCCTAATTACTACTCAAGTTACTCACTCAAATAGTAGATAGATTGTTAGAAGAATTACTCAACTTACTCATTTGGACAATTCTACAAACACGTTATGTGCATAACAAGTAGTAAATGTAAACAACCCAAGAATTACCATTAATCCATGCCAAAAGCCTCTCCTTAACACTACAAgggattcccctacatcctagtaaGGAACTACTCACACATGCTCATGGTGACATAAACAAAAGGTGAAGAATTTAGCATGAAATAAGCAAGGGAAAACATGTTTGCAAATTCTACTAACTAAACAActcaatatgtaaacaaatgaaagatgaacaacaatagagaagagattataccaataatGAACACAAAGTTGCAACCTTTgattaaatagaagaataatcttcaccaatctccaattaacaacccaatactaaatgtaaaaaattaaaaaatactaattctaagctaatatacggagtaattaataattgattaaggaaagattaaggttttgattaagggtttgcataagattaaggaaataatttcagatctagggtatgttgtacaaatgattaagggagggggtatttataggttgcACCACAATTAGGGTgaaattacaattgggcttcaaAATGcccccagccggtaggccggctgccggtgattggcccggctgggagttctcttgaaggaaaatagtgaattcgaAGTCATCAGATATCCTtggccggtgggccggctgccggtggctgaccggctgggagttcatTGACTTCTCCTTATCTTGGTTGACTTCTGAGCTTCACcttgcactcccagccggtgggctGGATTGCCAGTGCCTGGCCCGGCTGTGAGTTCTCTGGAACTTTCTTTACTTTCTTCACATTTCCTtgttctcccagccgggtggccggctgccggtggcctgaccggctgggagttcgcCGTAACTTCATTCCTGAATTGTTTTCTAAGTATGTTGGGGGAGTCCCAGacggctgaccggctgccggccttcCGGCTGGGAGCTCAGCTCAGTAtatcttcctccttcttccacaCTTAGTCTATCAAACCATCTCCTTTGCTCCGATTCCTCCATCCCCGCCTCAAAACCTGCAAGAGAGGCATAATATCATAGACTAGGGAATCGGggtacaaaatgcaaggaaagACGTATAAACCGACTCAAATTGAGCCGGAAAGTATGAAAATAAAGGAGAAAGATGGTGCAAATGAATCCTATATCAAACCTCCTCACACTTGAacattactcgtccccgagtaagtggGTGATTCAAAGTGAGACCTTTATTCAACTATAGACTAACTatactaataatatccgatggaaggcaattaacgggcctcctccgtcccttcaactcacgtaGTTATGCCTATGAGGTAAAG from Silene latifolia isolate original U9 population chromosome 10, ASM4854445v1, whole genome shotgun sequence encodes:
- the LOC141607289 gene encoding uncharacterized protein LOC141607289 codes for the protein MGRSGGLAMLWQKDIDCRFMSASVHHMDFTICYDGKEWRLTGFYGWPAVSDRHLSWELLRLLERQSTLPWVCIGDYNEILFSTEMKGGSRSQWQMNNFRSAVDDCQLRDVPWVGYNFSFDNGQAGEANRQCMLDRALCTSQWLDFYPHARLFYMDREWSDHAPIKLCLNAKELEAARVRPFRFEQIWVGEDGSEDAVERGVARGRGDLVAVLDECARELRGWQKININKIGKEIEKKRKQLARFNEGDRSEENVQRRRQLVAKISNLRRQEEQYWRQRSRALWLKDGDRNTKFFHTRAGERKRKNYIAKLIDDEGAERVGTEAVTNVAMEYFQALFTSSNPTNFDDVLTGIGGRVTEVMNEGLRRDYGEGEVLEALNQMNPLKAPGPDGMNGLFYQTYWSLVGPEVVRAVLAILRGERSPRDINKTNIVLIPKKKAPDKIRDFRPISLCNVVYKLVSKVLANRLKQFLGDIVSENQGAFTPGRTISDNVLIAFEVFHAMKSSRQVEGNMAIKLDMAKAYDRVEWRFLYRVLCVMGLDRNWVDRVMACVTSVSFSVLVNGNPSRTFRPTRGLRQGDPLSPYLFILCAEVLSSLMRKAVSDGALHGVRISNGAPEISHLLFADDSIFFTRATEEEAAAVCDILRRYEYASGQLVNLDKTTVSFSKGVPLTKRSNLATRLGIIEVEEQERYLGLPTVVGRSKKVLTNILRDKLSKRLEGWRGKILSRAGKEVLLKAVANSLPTYVMSFFKIPVNFCEELRGMMSRFWWGHEEGKRGISWVSWNKLCQPKGMRGMGFRDFKLFNLALLSKQAWRLMTETESLWARVMKARYYPNGEFLSSNIGNHPSYTWRGIWEAKGVLGLGLRRRIGDGLSTRVWGDAWVVSNQMGRVITHQPPGHADMRVADLLIDGGKAWNGQLIDDIFLGFEGARIKNIRLSESAINDEWFWCAEKDGVFSVRSAYRLLAGGSAFLEVGGASNWEREKWLWTRLWKIPVWPRVKLFFWQLCSEALATRANIATRIRGESSFCSFCNSCFESSLHVFRDCGVAQRVWEGLGLAGEEMDAGEGSVRDWIEAKWKEFGGRECGWFMVGCWALWEHRNKVIFEAREVDPDSVVKRVRGVMEEIEGGGYVWRGTRDEEGGGRRENPRRGWVAPTEGYVKVNADAGVQEGAGVNLGMVCRDGRGRVLWGATHVLEQLWESHIAEAVAVLEGIKEARRRGHENIIVESDCLQVIEALRKSSSGRSIFDLVLDDIRSLCFSFNSVIWSFTSRLNNGVAHALAHPFPRVVGKYVWSEGLPLIANDAVVSDLLVMQ